One Phycisphaera mikurensis NBRC 102666 DNA window includes the following coding sequences:
- a CDS encoding glycosyltransferase: MKLVIHLHRLYAGGIERAMGNLAGGLMDRGHEVRLVLDRDGFTEAFRFFPEGIDVHRTGATSLPGRVLGLRRTLGAQPADCVLASQHVNCELSVIGSQLAGTACIPIEHTNWSTSLAELGPLSPRRYSHRACRLVYPLAAARAAVSAGVADDYAQLSGLPREGFTVVYNAVVTAAELAAWRSGGADDAPPAGDALHRFFREPGGPVVLGMGRVGVQKDFPLLLEAFAQLEHTPAPRLVIFGLGAGMDELWAQARRLGIDDRFDLPGFTADALGNLRAADLFALSSRYEGLPTVLIEALAVGTPVVSTDCPSGPREILDGGTHGRLVPVGEAAPLAAAMDAALADAAAGRHASTPLSWLERFSVESVAETYERMIEKALA; encoded by the coding sequence ATGAAGCTCGTGATCCACCTCCACCGGCTCTACGCGGGCGGGATCGAGCGGGCGATGGGCAACCTCGCCGGGGGGCTGATGGATCGCGGGCACGAGGTGCGGCTGGTGCTTGACCGCGACGGCTTCACCGAGGCCTTCCGGTTCTTCCCCGAGGGCATCGACGTGCACCGGACCGGCGCCACCTCGCTGCCCGGCCGCGTGCTGGGGCTGCGGAGGACGCTCGGAGCGCAGCCCGCCGACTGCGTGCTCGCCAGCCAGCACGTCAACTGCGAGCTGTCGGTGATCGGTTCGCAGCTCGCCGGCACGGCGTGCATCCCCATCGAGCACACGAACTGGAGCACCTCGCTGGCGGAGCTGGGGCCGCTCTCGCCGCGGCGGTACAGCCACCGGGCCTGCCGCCTGGTCTACCCCCTTGCCGCGGCGCGGGCGGCGGTGTCCGCGGGCGTGGCCGACGACTACGCGCAGCTCTCGGGCCTGCCGCGGGAGGGCTTCACCGTCGTCTACAACGCCGTGGTGACCGCCGCCGAGCTCGCCGCGTGGCGGAGCGGCGGGGCCGACGACGCGCCGCCCGCCGGCGACGCGCTGCACCGCTTCTTCCGCGAGCCCGGCGGCCCGGTGGTGCTGGGCATGGGCCGCGTCGGCGTGCAGAAAGACTTCCCGCTGCTGCTGGAGGCTTTCGCGCAGCTCGAGCACACGCCGGCTCCGCGGCTGGTGATCTTCGGGCTCGGGGCCGGCATGGACGAGCTCTGGGCGCAGGCCCGCCGCCTCGGCATCGACGACCGCTTCGACCTGCCCGGCTTCACCGCCGACGCGCTGGGCAACCTCCGCGCCGCCGACCTCTTCGCCCTGTCCAGCCGCTACGAGGGGCTCCCCACCGTCCTCATCGAGGCGCTCGCGGTGGGCACGCCCGTCGTCAGCACCGACTGCCCCAGCGGCCCGCGGGAGATCCTCGACGGCGGGACGCACGGCCGGCTCGTCCCGGTGGGCGAGGCCGCCCCGCTGGCCGCGGCGATGGACGCCGCGCTCGCCGACGCCGCGGCCGGGCGGCACGCGTCGACGCCGCTGTCGTGGCTGGAGCGCTTCAGCGTGGAGTCCGTGGCGGAGACGTACGAGCGCATGATCGAGAAGGCGTTGGCTTGA